A single window of Eucalyptus grandis isolate ANBG69807.140 chromosome 1, ASM1654582v1, whole genome shotgun sequence DNA harbors:
- the LOC104429802 gene encoding trans-resveratrol di-O-methyltransferase, which yields MDMVNGEMGSQQLLAQAHIWNHIFNFINSMCLKCAIQLGIPDTIHHHGQPMNLDALVSALQIHPSRAHCVDRLMRILVHSGFFEQKKLAPDGRGAYVLNRVSKLLLTDNPCNVVPFALSMLDPTLINPWHGLSAWFHNRVDPTPFEMVQGMSFWRYAGQEPGLNRLFNDGMASDARLVASMVVNEHKGVFEGITSLVDVGGGTGTTAKAIANAFPHMECTIFDLPHVVANLEVSENVRCVPGDMFESIPPADAIILKWILHDWSDEDAVKILKRCKEALGKGKGKKQKVIIIDMVMDNTKSDKETVETQLFYDMLMMTLASGRERNEAEWAKLFVAAGFGDYKITPVLGLRSLIEVYP from the exons ATGGATATGGTGAATGGAGAGATGGGAAGCCAGCAGCTACTGGCTCAAGCTCACATATGGAACCACATCTTCAATTTCATCAATTCCATGTGCTTGAAATGTGCCATTCAGTTAGGCATTCCCGACACCATCCACCACCATGGCCAACCTATGAACCTCGATGCCTTAGTCTCTGCACTTCAAATTCACCCCTCCAGAGCTCACTGCGTCGACCGCCTCATGCGCATCCTCGTCCACTCCGGATTCTTCGAACAGAAGAAGCTCGCGCCGGACGGTCGAGGCGCCTACGTACTCAATCGCGTGTCCAAGCTCCTCCTTACAGACAATCCCTGCAATGTTGTGCCGTTCGCATTGTCCATGCTCGACCCTACTCTGATAAACCCGTGGCATGGCTTGAGCGCGTGGTTCCACAACCGCGTCGACCCAACGCCATTCGAAATGGTGCAAGGGATGTCGTTCTGGAGGTATGCTGGTCAAGAGCCGGGGCTTAATCGCTTATTCAACGATGGCATGGCTAGCGATGCTCGATTGGTGGCTAGCATGGTGGTTAACGAGCACAAAGGGGTGTTCGAGGGAATAACCTCGTTGGTCGATGTAGGCGGAGGAACTGGAACAACGGCCAAGGCCATCGCGAACGCCTTTCCGCATATGGAATGCACTATATTTGATCTTCCGCATGTGGTGGCCAATTTAGAAGTTAGCGAGAACGTGAGATGTGTTCCTGGGGACATGTTTGAGTCCATACCACCAGCAGATGCAATAATATTGAAG TGGATACTCCATGATTGGAGCGATGAAGACGCTGTGAAGATACTGAAGCGATGCAAGGAGGCCTTAGGCAAGGGCAAGGGCAAGAAACAGAAGGTAATTATAATTGACATGGTGATGGACAACACGAAGAGCGACAAAGAGACGGTCGAAACCCAGCTCTTCTATGACATGTTGATGATGACCCTCGCGTCGGGAAGGGAGAGGAATGAAGCAGAATGGGCTAAGCTCTTCGTCGCTGCTGGCTTTGGGGACTACAAGATCACCCCTGTACTTGGCTTGCgatctcttattgaggtctacCCTTGA